A part of Cystobacter fuscus DSM 2262 genomic DNA contains:
- a CDS encoding tyrosine recombinase XerC encodes MSTEPLSPLLEKFRVHLVDEKGASVHTVRNYFIDLVDFERYLVERAKLSLLSASHAAIRGYLGTLAVEHAPASRARRLASIKSFYKFLVRQKLLPGSPAKLVKSPKLPKKLPKVLPVEELFAILDMPPQDTVLGLRDRAILEILYGGGLRISELCGLNLLDVERRERIIRVMGKGSKERLCPVNAQSIRALEAYLERRGELLAVPHAGQDAEAVFLNYRGGRLTPRSIARHLDAYVLQCALQRKVSPHALRHSFATHLLGGGADIRSIQELLGHASLSTTQRYTHVSWEQLQAVYDAAHPRA; translated from the coding sequence ATGAGCACCGAGCCGCTGTCACCCCTGCTGGAGAAGTTCCGCGTCCACCTCGTCGACGAGAAGGGCGCCAGTGTGCACACGGTGCGCAACTACTTCATCGACCTGGTGGACTTCGAGCGCTACCTCGTCGAGCGCGCGAAGCTCTCGCTCCTGTCCGCCTCGCACGCCGCCATCCGCGGCTACCTGGGCACGCTGGCGGTGGAGCACGCGCCCGCCAGCCGCGCGCGCCGGCTCGCGAGCATCAAGAGCTTCTACAAGTTCCTGGTGCGCCAGAAGCTCCTGCCGGGCAGCCCCGCCAAGCTGGTGAAGAGCCCCAAGCTGCCCAAGAAGCTGCCCAAGGTGCTGCCGGTGGAGGAGCTGTTCGCCATCCTCGACATGCCTCCCCAGGACACGGTGCTGGGGCTGCGCGACCGGGCCATCCTCGAAATCCTCTACGGCGGCGGCCTGCGCATCAGCGAGCTGTGCGGGCTGAACCTGCTGGACGTGGAGCGGCGCGAGCGCATCATCCGGGTGATGGGCAAGGGCAGCAAGGAGCGCCTGTGCCCGGTGAACGCGCAGTCCATTCGCGCGCTGGAGGCCTACTTGGAGCGCCGGGGCGAGTTGCTCGCGGTGCCGCACGCGGGGCAGGACGCGGAGGCGGTGTTCCTCAACTACCGCGGCGGCCGGCTCACGCCCCGCAGCATCGCGCGGCACCTGGACGCCTACGTGCTGCAATGCGCGCTGCAGCGCAAGGTGAGCCCCCACGCGCTGCGCCACTCGTTCGCCACGCACCTGCTCGGCGGCGGGGCGGACATCCGCAGCATCCAGGAGCTGCTCGGCCACGCGAGCCTGTCCACCACCCAGCGCTACACGCACGTGAGCTGGGAGCAGCTCCAGGCCGTCTACGACGCCGCGCACCCCCGGGCGTGA
- a CDS encoding TIGR02265 family protein, translating to MPSLNSQECTQRMGLAPETATVRGLIFNAVFKLVEQHRGAAAAAELRAKIAKKPLVDFFSYPARDFLQVLFEAGELLAPQYGSAQAAIRACGAAAVGGFFQSGVGRTLTTIIGQGDPKRLFSSAPTAYSTAVSYGQRKFSVVGERRVSLHFKGDMQPVEFHQGLLEAALQGVGCTGRVEVRRMGMDEAEYYIEW from the coding sequence ATGCCATCGCTCAATAGCCAGGAGTGCACACAGCGGATGGGACTCGCGCCGGAGACCGCCACCGTGCGAGGACTCATCTTCAACGCGGTCTTCAAGTTGGTGGAGCAGCATCGTGGGGCCGCCGCGGCGGCGGAGTTGAGAGCCAAGATTGCCAAGAAACCCCTGGTGGATTTCTTCTCATACCCCGCGCGCGACTTCCTCCAGGTGCTCTTCGAAGCGGGTGAGCTGCTCGCCCCGCAGTACGGCTCCGCGCAAGCGGCCATCCGGGCGTGTGGCGCCGCGGCCGTCGGTGGGTTCTTCCAGTCCGGGGTGGGCCGGACGTTGACCACCATCATCGGGCAGGGAGACCCCAAGCGGCTGTTCTCCAGCGCGCCCACGGCCTACTCCACGGCCGTGAGCTATGGGCAGCGCAAGTTCAGCGTGGTGGGCGAGCGGCGCGTGAGCCTGCACTTCAAGGGCGACATGCAGCCGGTGGAGTTCCACCAGGGCCTGCTGGAGGCGGCGCTCCAGGGCGTGGGCTGCACGGGCCGGGTGGAGGTGCGCCGGATGGGGATGGACGAAGCGGAGTACTACATCGAGTGGTGA
- a CDS encoding class I SAM-dependent methyltransferase translates to MDVWRAGGASRAPGLARGSPDQSRFRAELGPYFWKSAVLRRCWEKPRGYAGDFLMMEALYRRKPEGQTPMELWMDSWALELPGFQAVRNRRDLLAQMLRAEHARGARKVMNVASGSAPELVAVARDVSFESVTLLDQDQGALDSALGHFTRVGAMPATRHQALRLWCGSVLELLRNRSDLPSASQDFIYSIGLFDYLTERFARRLTTKLWDGLAPGGLLVLGNFNAKNPMHLFTETALDWYLIYRDPEDLLKLVEGLPGLERAEVRTEDTGCLHLLVARKAK, encoded by the coding sequence ATGGATGTCTGGAGAGCAGGAGGTGCGTCAAGGGCACCGGGCCTGGCGCGTGGCTCTCCGGACCAGAGCCGCTTCCGCGCCGAGCTCGGGCCCTACTTCTGGAAGAGCGCGGTGCTGCGGCGCTGCTGGGAGAAGCCCCGCGGCTACGCGGGAGACTTCCTGATGATGGAGGCGCTCTACCGGCGCAAGCCCGAGGGCCAGACGCCCATGGAGCTGTGGATGGACTCCTGGGCCCTGGAGCTGCCGGGCTTCCAGGCGGTGCGCAACCGACGGGATCTGCTGGCCCAGATGCTTCGCGCGGAGCATGCCCGGGGCGCACGCAAAGTGATGAACGTGGCGTCTGGTTCGGCGCCCGAGCTCGTCGCGGTGGCGCGCGACGTCTCCTTCGAGTCCGTGACGCTGTTGGATCAAGACCAGGGCGCGCTGGACTCGGCGCTCGGCCACTTCACGCGGGTGGGGGCGATGCCGGCCACGCGCCATCAGGCGCTGCGGCTGTGGTGCGGCTCGGTGCTGGAGCTCTTGCGCAACCGCAGCGACCTGCCCTCGGCCTCCCAGGACTTCATCTACTCCATCGGGCTCTTCGACTACCTGACGGAGCGCTTCGCCCGGCGGCTCACCACGAAGCTCTGGGATGGGCTGGCTCCGGGCGGTCTGCTGGTGCTGGGCAACTTCAACGCGAAGAACCCCATGCACCTGTTCACCGAGACCGCGCTGGACTGGTACCTCATCTACCGGGATCCGGAGGATCTGCTCAAGCTCGTGGAGGGCTTGCCCGGGCTGGAGCGCGCGGAGGTGCGGACCGAGGACACCGGCTGCCTTCACCTCCTGGTGGCGCGCAAGGCGAAGTAG
- a CDS encoding PilZ domain-containing protein: MSNLSSSDRRRHTRHRVRMRIKILRGEVELAGEIFNISRSGCLLVTPVAMRVGDHYTVHLPVLPGSTFSIKVVRTRRVGEWFAVATHFESQLPDEAPILKLASQDSGVQEDPEQLF; this comes from the coding sequence GTGAGCAACCTGAGCAGTTCTGATCGGCGTCGCCATACCCGCCACCGCGTTCGCATGCGCATCAAGATCCTGCGCGGAGAAGTCGAGCTCGCCGGAGAGATCTTCAACATCTCCCGCTCGGGGTGTCTGCTCGTGACCCCCGTGGCGATGCGCGTGGGGGATCACTACACCGTGCACCTGCCCGTGCTCCCGGGCTCGACCTTCTCCATCAAGGTGGTGCGCACGCGCCGGGTGGGCGAGTGGTTCGCCGTGGCGACCCACTTCGAGTCCCAACTGCCCGACGAGGCCCCCATCCTCAAGCTCGCCAGCCAGGACTCGGGCGTCCAGGAAGATCCCGAGCAGCTGTTCTGA
- a CDS encoding DoxX family membrane protein has protein sequence MPPEPSTPFFRTLSCEGAAYFLLRLALGLNIFLHGAVRLPALGAFADTLVQGFAQTPLPSPLVRAFALLLPFLEAVLGLLLTLGLLTRAALFGGGLLMVVLIFGTALRGQWETLGLQMGYVFLYAVLLVTVRFNALALDGGWNVHKR, from the coding sequence ATGCCCCCCGAGCCTTCCACGCCCTTCTTCCGCACGCTGTCCTGCGAGGGCGCCGCCTACTTCCTGCTGCGGCTCGCCCTGGGCCTCAACATCTTCCTGCACGGCGCGGTGCGTCTGCCCGCCCTGGGCGCCTTCGCCGACACGCTCGTGCAGGGCTTCGCCCAGACGCCCCTGCCGTCGCCGCTCGTGCGCGCCTTCGCGCTGCTGCTTCCCTTCCTCGAGGCCGTGCTCGGACTGCTGCTCACGCTGGGGCTGCTGACACGTGCCGCGCTCTTCGGCGGAGGGCTGCTCATGGTGGTGCTCATCTTCGGCACCGCGCTGCGCGGCCAGTGGGAGACGCTCGGGTTGCAGATGGGCTACGTGTTCCTCTACGCCGTGCTCCTGGTGACGGTGCGCTTCAATGCGCTCGCCCTCGACGGCGGGTGGAACGTCCACAAGCGGTGA
- the hslV gene encoding ATP-dependent protease subunit HslV codes for MFHGTTILCVRREAKVVIAGDGQISLDKTIMKNTAKKVRRIGDGSVLAGFAGSTADAFTLFDRFEARLKEHQKNLTRACVELGKDWRTDRFLRRLEALLIVADREKTFILSGSGDVIEPDFGIAAVGSGGTYALAAARALMTHTQLPAREVATHAMQIAADICVYTNSNVTYEEL; via the coding sequence ATGTTCCATGGCACCACCATCCTCTGTGTTCGCCGAGAGGCGAAGGTCGTCATCGCCGGTGACGGTCAGATCAGTCTCGACAAGACGATCATGAAGAACACCGCGAAGAAGGTCCGCCGCATCGGTGACGGCTCCGTGCTCGCCGGCTTCGCGGGCAGCACCGCCGACGCCTTCACCCTCTTCGATCGCTTCGAGGCGCGGCTCAAGGAGCACCAGAAGAACCTCACCCGCGCCTGCGTGGAGCTGGGAAAGGATTGGAGAACCGACCGCTTCCTCCGCCGCCTGGAGGCCCTGCTCATCGTGGCCGACCGCGAGAAGACGTTCATCCTCTCCGGCTCGGGCGACGTCATCGAGCCGGACTTCGGCATCGCCGCGGTGGGCAGCGGGGGCACCTACGCGCTCGCCGCCGCCCGGGCCCTCATGACGCACACCCAATTGCCCGCGCGCGAGGTGGCCACCCACGCCATGCAGATCGCCGCCGACATCTGCGTCTACACCAACTCCAACGTCACCTACGAAGAGCTCTGA
- the hslU gene encoding ATP-dependent protease ATPase subunit HslU yields MSNTRKSPTFTPREVVGELDRYIVGQNAAKRAVAIALRNRWRRQQVSEDLRDEIHPKNIIMIGPTGVGKTEIARRLAKLAQAPFVKVEASKFTEVGYVGRDVESMVRDLVESAIALVRDEEMERVRARATENAEDRLAQLLSGQAPAARPTGGMGFMAPPPPPPAVPRLSDTERDKLRAQLRAGTLDDQEVELETSEGGSPTFLRNFSGQGMEEIGVNLQDLFKNMPGMSRSRRRKVRAPEALKLLEQEEAARLVDTERVNREALVRAEHSGIIFIDEIDKIASREGGGKGAGPDVSREGVQRDILPIVEGSTVNTKYGQVKTDHMLFIAAGAFHVSKPSDLIPELQGRFPIRVELEPLSGEDLVRILREPRNSLLRQYTALLDTEGVHLDFSDEAVLEIARIAQGVNERTENIGARRLHTVLERLLDDVSFNASEQGPRTLFIDASYVRERLASVVQDEDLSRYIL; encoded by the coding sequence GTGAGCAACACACGCAAGAGCCCCACCTTCACGCCCCGCGAGGTGGTGGGCGAGTTGGATCGCTACATCGTCGGGCAGAACGCCGCCAAGCGCGCCGTGGCCATCGCGCTGCGCAACCGCTGGCGCCGCCAGCAGGTCTCCGAGGACCTGCGCGATGAGATCCACCCGAAGAACATCATCATGATCGGCCCCACCGGCGTGGGGAAGACGGAGATCGCCCGGCGGCTGGCGAAGCTCGCCCAGGCCCCCTTCGTCAAGGTGGAGGCCTCCAAGTTCACCGAGGTGGGCTACGTGGGCCGCGACGTGGAGTCCATGGTGCGCGACCTCGTCGAGTCCGCCATCGCGCTCGTGCGCGACGAGGAGATGGAGCGGGTGCGCGCGCGCGCCACCGAGAACGCCGAGGACCGGCTCGCCCAGCTGCTCTCCGGCCAGGCCCCCGCCGCCCGTCCCACCGGCGGCATGGGCTTCATGGCGCCCCCGCCCCCGCCTCCCGCCGTGCCCCGGCTCAGCGACACCGAGCGCGACAAGCTCCGGGCCCAGCTGCGCGCCGGCACGCTCGATGACCAGGAGGTGGAGCTGGAGACGAGCGAGGGCGGCTCGCCCACCTTCCTGCGCAACTTCTCCGGCCAGGGCATGGAGGAGATCGGCGTCAACCTGCAGGATCTGTTCAAGAACATGCCCGGCATGAGCCGCTCGCGGCGGCGCAAGGTGCGCGCCCCCGAGGCGCTCAAGCTCCTGGAGCAGGAGGAGGCCGCGCGGCTGGTGGACACCGAGCGCGTCAACCGCGAGGCCCTGGTGCGCGCCGAGCACAGCGGCATCATCTTCATCGACGAGATCGACAAGATCGCCAGCCGCGAGGGGGGCGGCAAGGGCGCGGGCCCGGACGTGTCGCGCGAGGGCGTGCAGCGCGACATCCTCCCCATCGTCGAGGGCTCCACCGTCAACACCAAGTACGGCCAGGTGAAGACGGACCACATGCTCTTCATCGCCGCGGGCGCCTTCCACGTCTCCAAGCCGAGCGATCTCATCCCCGAGCTCCAGGGCCGCTTCCCCATCCGCGTGGAGCTCGAGCCGCTCAGCGGCGAGGATCTGGTCCGCATTCTGCGAGAGCCTCGCAATTCCCTCCTGCGCCAGTACACGGCGCTGCTCGACACGGAGGGCGTGCACCTGGATTTCTCCGACGAAGCCGTGTTGGAGATCGCCCGGATCGCACAGGGAGTCAACGAGCGGACGGAAAACATCGGGGCCCGGCGCCTGCATACGGTGCTCGAACGTCTGCTCGACGATGTATCATTCAACGCCAGTGAGCAGGGGCCCCGGACCCTGTTCATCGATGCATCCTATGTTCGCGAGCGGCTCGCGTCCGTGGTCCAGGACGAGGATCTCTCGCGTTACATCCTCTAG
- a CDS encoding aspartate aminotransferase family protein — MSSTPSLNSTQTETTPRAPSPSAKNEQWIEKAKAHLLQNYKQQPIVLERGLGSRVWDADGREYLDLLGGIATCGLGHCHPEVVAAVRGQLDKLWHVSNVFYSEPQIELAARLTAASGLARAFFCNSGAEANEALIKLARKVQKDRGQTERYEVITFENSFHGRTLATVTATGQTKYQKGFEPLPQGFTHVPYGDLEAVRKAVGPRTAAILVEPIQGEGGVRAAPPGFLKALRALCDEHGLLLMIDEIQTGMGRTGKVFAFQHEDVLPDAISLAKSLGNGLPIGAMLCSEEAGKSLTAGTHGSTFGGNLIAAVAANVVARKVTEPQMLRDVTQKGEYFLGRLRELQRRLPTIIKEARGLGLLIGVELFQDSAPIIARCRELGLLLNAAGEKTLRFAPAFTVSHDDLDHGVRILERALKP; from the coding sequence GTGTCGTCCACGCCTTCGCTGAACTCCACCCAGACCGAGACCACCCCTCGGGCGCCTTCCCCTTCGGCCAAGAACGAACAGTGGATCGAGAAAGCCAAGGCCCACCTGCTGCAGAACTACAAGCAGCAGCCGATCGTCCTGGAGCGCGGGTTGGGCTCGCGCGTGTGGGACGCGGACGGGCGCGAATATCTGGATCTGCTCGGGGGCATCGCCACGTGTGGACTCGGCCACTGCCACCCCGAGGTGGTCGCCGCGGTGCGCGGTCAGCTCGACAAGCTGTGGCACGTGTCCAACGTCTTCTACTCGGAGCCGCAGATCGAGCTGGCCGCCCGGCTCACCGCCGCCTCGGGTCTGGCTCGCGCCTTCTTCTGTAACTCGGGGGCCGAGGCCAACGAGGCGCTCATCAAGCTGGCGCGCAAGGTCCAGAAGGACCGCGGCCAGACCGAGCGCTACGAGGTCATCACGTTCGAGAACTCCTTCCACGGGCGCACGCTCGCCACGGTCACCGCCACGGGCCAGACGAAGTACCAGAAGGGCTTCGAGCCGCTGCCGCAGGGCTTCACGCACGTGCCCTATGGGGACCTCGAAGCGGTGCGCAAGGCGGTGGGTCCGCGTACCGCCGCCATCCTCGTGGAGCCCATCCAGGGCGAGGGTGGGGTGCGCGCGGCGCCTCCGGGCTTCCTCAAGGCCCTGCGCGCCCTGTGCGACGAGCACGGCCTGCTGCTGATGATCGATGAGATCCAGACCGGCATGGGCCGCACCGGCAAGGTCTTCGCCTTCCAGCACGAGGACGTCCTCCCGGACGCCATCAGCCTGGCGAAGTCGCTCGGCAACGGCCTGCCCATCGGCGCCATGCTGTGCTCCGAGGAGGCTGGCAAGAGCCTCACGGCGGGCACCCACGGCTCCACGTTCGGTGGCAACCTCATCGCCGCCGTCGCCGCCAACGTCGTGGCGCGCAAGGTGACCGAGCCCCAGATGCTGCGCGACGTGACGCAGAAGGGCGAGTACTTCCTCGGCCGCCTGCGCGAGCTGCAGCGCCGCCTGCCCACCATCATCAAGGAGGCGCGCGGTCTGGGTCTGCTCATCGGCGTGGAGCTCTTCCAGGACAGCGCCCCCATCATCGCCCGGTGCCGGGAGCTCGGCCTGCTCCTCAACGCCGCGGGCGAGAAGACGCTGCGCTTCGCCCCCGCCTTCACCGTGTCCCACGACGACCTCGACCACGGCGTGCGCATCCTCGAGCGGGCTCTCAAGCCCTGA
- a CDS encoding hemolysin family protein, with the protein MLVLANGIFAGAELALISIRKTRLQELLEQRSSGARAVKALRDNPERLLATVQIGITVVGSTAAAFGGASIAQRLSGPLEGLGLSAHQAENLAFALVVGLVSYLSLVLGELVPKSLALRYSERYALLIGAPLHGLSRLMKPIVWLLTFSSNLVLRLFGDSTSFTESRLSSDELQQLVEEAARSGSVHPRTGEIASRAFDLAELTVTDVMVPRTKVVAIRRHATPDEVRQVLLEQSHSRMPVYEGDLDHISGYVVAKDLLSFALEQQLILLEDVLRPAYFIPDSMRALDALHQMQARRIQLALVVDEQGGLLGLVTMKDLVEELVGSISSEREVPPEHIRREPDGTVLVDATLPIREVNRAVERLELPEDGNWSTLGGLCLSLAGAIPPAGARFTLGDGTVLEVAEASARRVKQVRIHPPPPRNGDT; encoded by the coding sequence TTGCTCGTGCTCGCCAACGGCATCTTCGCGGGCGCGGAGCTCGCGCTCATCTCCATCCGCAAGACGCGGCTCCAGGAACTCCTCGAGCAGCGCAGCTCCGGCGCGCGTGCCGTCAAGGCGCTCCGGGACAATCCCGAGCGGTTGCTGGCCACGGTGCAGATTGGCATCACCGTGGTGGGCTCCACGGCGGCGGCTTTTGGTGGCGCGTCCATCGCCCAGCGCTTGAGTGGCCCCCTGGAAGGGCTCGGGCTGTCGGCGCACCAGGCCGAGAACCTGGCCTTCGCCCTGGTGGTGGGACTGGTGTCCTACCTCTCGCTGGTGCTGGGCGAGCTGGTGCCCAAGTCGCTCGCCCTGCGCTATTCCGAGCGCTACGCGCTCCTCATCGGCGCGCCCCTGCATGGACTGTCGCGGTTGATGAAGCCCATCGTGTGGCTGCTCACCTTCAGCTCCAACCTGGTGCTGCGCCTCTTCGGTGACAGCACTTCCTTCACCGAGTCGCGCCTGTCGTCCGATGAGCTCCAGCAGCTCGTGGAGGAGGCGGCGCGCAGCGGCAGCGTGCACCCGCGCACCGGGGAGATCGCCTCGCGGGCCTTCGATCTGGCGGAGCTCACCGTGACGGACGTCATGGTGCCGCGCACGAAGGTGGTGGCGATCCGCCGACATGCCACGCCCGACGAGGTCCGGCAGGTGCTCCTGGAGCAGAGCCACAGCCGGATGCCCGTGTACGAGGGGGATCTGGATCACATCTCCGGGTACGTGGTGGCCAAGGATCTGCTGTCCTTCGCGCTCGAGCAGCAGCTCATCCTCCTGGAGGACGTGCTGCGTCCGGCCTATTTCATCCCGGACTCGATGCGCGCCCTGGACGCGCTCCATCAGATGCAGGCGCGAAGGATCCAGCTCGCCCTCGTGGTGGATGAGCAGGGCGGGCTGCTCGGGCTCGTCACCATGAAGGATCTGGTGGAGGAACTGGTGGGCAGCATCTCCAGTGAGCGCGAGGTCCCGCCCGAGCACATCCGGCGCGAGCCGGACGGGACGGTGCTCGTGGACGCCACCCTCCCCATCCGGGAGGTGAACCGGGCGGTGGAGAGGCTGGAGCTGCCCGAGGACGGCAACTGGAGCACCCTGGGCGGGCTGTGTCTGTCGCTGGCCGGCGCCATCCCTCCCGCGGGGGCGCGCTTCACCCTGGGCGATGGCACCGTGCTCGAGGTGGCGGAGGCCTCGGCGCGCCGGGTGAAGCAGGTGCGCATCCACCCCCCGCCTCCCCGGAACGGGGACACCTGA
- a CDS encoding SDR family oxidoreductase, with protein MVEHIVREEPQAHVYALVQPKHFKEAQQLAAGLRGKGATLELLTGDIVDMHLGLSGQEYQRLCSRVTHIFHLAAVFYMGVPKETAWRVNVDGTRNMLELARDCEHLERFNHFSTCHVSGDRVGVIAEDELDCGQTFRNVYEETKFHAEQRLQRAASSLPITIFRPSTVVGDSRTGEIDRFEGPYYLGILLVTSPLVAPMPLPGNGVAPLNVVPVDYVVRAVWALAHDARAVGRTFHLVDPNPMSARRVYERIAEQSNKKLPRFNLSARAADVVLRLPVLEKLARPQRTALGYVNHLAIYNSHNTLELLDGTGIRCPPLSSYLDQLVAYVREQYRQRREASSEVEDPLDHRPPGSRDAPDADRSGSR; from the coding sequence CTGGTCGAGCACATCGTCCGCGAGGAGCCCCAGGCCCACGTCTACGCCCTGGTGCAGCCCAAGCACTTCAAGGAAGCCCAGCAGCTGGCCGCCGGCCTGCGCGGCAAGGGCGCCACGCTGGAGCTGCTCACCGGCGACATCGTGGACATGCACCTGGGCCTGTCCGGCCAGGAGTACCAGCGGCTGTGCTCCCGGGTGACGCACATCTTCCACCTGGCCGCCGTCTTCTACATGGGCGTGCCCAAGGAGACCGCCTGGCGCGTCAACGTGGATGGCACGCGCAACATGCTGGAGCTGGCGCGCGACTGCGAGCACCTCGAGCGCTTCAACCACTTCTCCACCTGCCATGTCTCCGGGGACCGGGTGGGCGTCATCGCCGAGGACGAGCTGGACTGCGGGCAGACCTTCCGCAACGTCTACGAGGAGACCAAGTTCCACGCCGAGCAGCGCCTGCAGCGCGCCGCCTCCAGCCTGCCCATCACCATCTTCCGCCCGAGCACCGTGGTGGGCGACTCGCGCACCGGGGAGATCGATCGCTTCGAGGGGCCCTACTACCTGGGCATCCTCCTGGTGACGAGCCCGCTGGTGGCCCCCATGCCCCTGCCGGGCAACGGCGTGGCCCCGCTCAACGTGGTGCCGGTGGACTACGTGGTGAGGGCCGTGTGGGCGCTGGCGCATGACGCGCGCGCCGTGGGCCGCACCTTCCACCTCGTGGACCCCAACCCCATGAGCGCCCGCCGCGTCTACGAGCGCATCGCCGAGCAGTCCAACAAGAAGCTGCCGCGCTTCAACCTCTCGGCCCGGGCCGCGGACGTGGTGCTGCGCCTGCCCGTGCTGGAGAAGCTCGCCCGCCCCCAGCGCACCGCGCTCGGCTACGTCAACCACCTGGCCATCTACAACTCCCACAACACCCTGGAGCTGCTGGACGGCACCGGCATCCGCTGCCCTCCCCTCTCCTCCTACCTCGACCAGCTCGTCGCCTACGTGCGCGAGCAGTACCGCCAGCGCCGCGAGGCGTCCTCCGAGGTGGAGGATCCCCTCGATCACCGGCCCCCCGGCTCGCGCGACGCACCGGACGCCGACCGCTCCGGGAGCCGCTGA
- the coaE gene encoding dephospho-CoA kinase (Dephospho-CoA kinase (CoaE) performs the final step in coenzyme A biosynthesis.), with product MKLYGLTGGIASGKSTVSRMFRELGAEVLDADLIAREVVEPGTPGLAAVAERFPGVVGPDGRLDRAALGARVFGDATERAALNALLHPLIGQRFLERTQALAEAGVERVLYDAPLLIENRLHGAMEGVVLVWVPRELQRARLMRRDGLDEAAAEARLAAQLPLDGKREHATWVVDNSGTLEATRVQVEEVWRALLARG from the coding sequence GTGAAGCTCTATGGACTGACGGGTGGGATCGCCTCCGGCAAGAGCACGGTGAGCCGGATGTTCCGCGAGCTGGGCGCGGAGGTGCTCGACGCGGACCTCATCGCCCGGGAGGTGGTGGAGCCGGGCACCCCCGGACTGGCGGCCGTGGCCGAGCGCTTCCCCGGCGTGGTGGGGCCGGATGGGCGCCTGGACCGGGCGGCGCTGGGCGCGCGGGTCTTCGGGGACGCCACCGAGCGCGCCGCCCTCAACGCCCTGCTCCACCCGCTCATCGGCCAGCGCTTCCTCGAGCGCACCCAGGCGCTCGCCGAGGCGGGCGTGGAGCGCGTGCTCTACGACGCCCCCCTGCTCATCGAGAACCGGCTGCACGGGGCGATGGAGGGCGTGGTGCTGGTGTGGGTGCCGCGCGAGCTGCAACGGGCCCGGCTGATGCGGCGCGATGGCCTGGACGAGGCCGCGGCCGAGGCCCGGCTGGCCGCCCAGCTCCCCTTGGACGGCAAGCGGGAGCACGCCACATGGGTGGTGGATAATTCGGGCACCCTGGAAGCCACCCGGGTCCAGGTCGAGGAGGTCTGGCGCGCGTTGCTCGCGCGCGGCTGA
- a CDS encoding cytochrome c3 family protein, giving the protein MPARGPWLLSLLLVLVLSGAAGAADFLGPESCKGCHPAAYEAWMQSKHARAGDSLAPTQQKDVRCLSCHAPDQANQSVSHVTCETCHGAGQHYSPSYVMKDAELARLVGLVDPSEKACRNCHDASSPSLKPFNFVESLKAIDHWSAERAGNKTAQAEPPQAEPTKKK; this is encoded by the coding sequence ATGCCTGCTCGTGGCCCCTGGCTCCTGTCCCTCCTGCTCGTCCTCGTTCTCTCCGGTGCCGCCGGCGCGGCGGATTTCCTTGGCCCGGAGAGTTGCAAGGGCTGCCATCCGGCCGCCTATGAAGCCTGGATGCAGTCCAAGCATGCCCGGGCCGGAGACTCGCTCGCGCCCACCCAGCAGAAGGACGTGCGCTGCCTGTCCTGTCATGCGCCGGACCAGGCCAACCAGAGCGTGTCCCACGTCACGTGCGAGACGTGCCATGGCGCCGGCCAGCACTACTCGCCCTCCTATGTCATGAAGGACGCGGAGCTGGCCCGGCTGGTGGGCCTGGTGGACCCCTCGGAGAAGGCGTGCCGCAACTGTCACGACGCCTCGTCCCCCTCGCTCAAGCCCTTCAACTTCGTCGAGTCGCTCAAGGCGATCGACCACTGGTCCGCCGAGCGGGCCGGCAACAAGACGGCCCAGGCCGAGCCTCCCCAGGCCGAGCCCACCAAGAAGAAATAG
- the yihA gene encoding ribosome biogenesis GTP-binding protein YihA/YsxC → MIKILDARFITTAVEPKGYPTSLAPEVAFVGRSNVGKSSMINALTGRKKLVRVSNTPGRTRTLNFFDVDVERDGKPHLVRFADLPGYGFAKVSKTERAEWQTMITTYLEKRRDLKVVVSIIDAEVGPTPDDFQTLDYLQNYRRILVVATKMDRLPKARRKPRLTALAEQLSLPREAVLPFSATDKLGLDEVWGALLDSVK, encoded by the coding sequence GTGATCAAAATCCTCGACGCCCGCTTCATCACCACGGCGGTGGAGCCCAAGGGCTACCCCACGAGTCTCGCCCCCGAGGTGGCCTTCGTGGGCCGCTCCAACGTGGGCAAGTCGTCCATGATCAACGCGCTCACGGGCCGCAAGAAGCTCGTGCGCGTGTCCAACACCCCCGGCCGCACCCGCACGCTCAACTTCTTCGACGTGGACGTGGAGCGCGACGGCAAGCCGCACCTGGTGCGCTTCGCGGACCTGCCCGGCTACGGCTTCGCCAAGGTGAGCAAGACCGAGCGCGCCGAGTGGCAGACGATGATCACCACCTACCTGGAGAAGCGCCGGGACCTGAAGGTGGTGGTGAGCATCATCGACGCCGAGGTGGGCCCCACCCCGGACGACTTCCAGACGCTCGACTACCTGCAGAACTACCGGCGCATCCTCGTGGTGGCCACGAAGATGGATCGCCTGCCCAAGGCGCGCCGCAAGCCGCGGCTCACCGCGCTCGCCGAGCAGCTCAGCCTGCCGCGCGAGGCGGTGCTGCCCTTCTCGGCCACCGACAAGCTGGGCCTGGACGAGGTGTGGGGGGCCCTGCTGGACAGCGTGAAGTGA